A window of Streptomyces sp. NBC_01241 genomic DNA:
GTGTTGGCGCGGTCGGTGGTGCTCTCGTTGTTGCTGAAGAGCAGCTTGTGGGCCTCCGGACTGCGCGGCGCGGCATTGGGGTTCCAACGGATGACGGAACCGTTGTCACCCGGGTCGATCAGGTTCGGGTCGGCGTGCAGTCCGGACCAGGTGGCACCGCCGTCGGAAGAGTAGGCGACGAGGCGATGGGGGCTGGACCGGACGTTGAGCATGAGACGGCCGTCGGCCAGCTCCACGCTCTTGTTCTCGTCGGTGCCGGGGCCCACCAGCTCTCCCATGTGCCAGGTCTCACCGTGATCGTCGCTGTAGGCGCTGGCCGCCCAGTTGCCGTTCTTGTACCGGACGGAGTACTGCTGAACCAGTCGCCCCGCATACGGGCCACGCTTGATCTGGATGCCCTGGCCGCTGGCGGCGAACATGCCGCCCCAGGCGGGATCCTTGATCTCGTGGGTGATGCGGCGGTGCTTCCAGGTGCGGCCGTCGTCGTCGGAGTAGCTGTAATCGGCCTGGAGCACGTTCGGATCGTTCTCGTCCGTGCCGGTGGCGCTGCCGAAGTACCCCTGGTTCTGTCCGGCAGCGTAGAAGAGGAAGATCCGGCGGCTCTGTCGGTCGACGAGCAGGCTCGGGTCGCCGTAGCCGTGCGGGGACGGGTCCTTGCGGACGATCTGCTGCGACTGCCAGGTCCGGCCGTCGTCGGTGCTGCGCCGCAGCATGATGCCGATGTTGCTGGGCAGGTCGCCGAGGGTCGGGCGGGCGTCGTAGGCCGCCAGAACGGTTCCGGACTCCGTCGTGGTCAGCGCGGGAATGCGGTAGTAAGGGGAGCCGGTGCCTGCGGTCGCCAGGTCCTGCTGGGAGAGGGTCCCCGTGTCGGAATGCGCGGGCGCTGCCAATGCGGTGCCCGTCGCCAGTGCCAGGGCGACTGCTGCTGCCACGGTGGCCGGAGCGGTTCTCTTCATGCCGGAGATGCCTTCCTCGGAAGCGTACTGATGGGCGGCGGCCCTACTGGACTAGACATCAGATGTCGGAGGTCTGATGTCTCGGACCGTAGATGTGCCCCGGGTGCACGTCAATGGCTGGAACCGTGAAAGATCAGGGAATGTGGGGGAGTTGGTGGCGAGGGTGACACCGACGACGGAACGCGAGTCAGCCCTCTCTGACCGATGTGGTCGTGCCGTGAACAGCCCGGCAGCCCGGAGAGGCGTTCTGTTCGCCGCCGACCCTGCCGAGCACGGTTTCCTGGTCGACGAGCCGCACCGCGTCCGGGCCGGCGCCGGCCTCTTCGGCGGTCACGGCGAGGGCGACCGTGTTGGTTCCGCGGGCCTTGAGGAAGCCCGACGGGATGACGAACTCGCTCTACGGCCCGACGTTGTTGACGTATGGGCCTGTGTTCCATCCGTTGACGAAGATCTGGGCCCGGTACGTCGCCGCTCGCGCGGAGGCGTCCTCGATGCGCAGCCCCACCTCGGTGTCGGCGCCGCGGGCAGATCGAGGTCGACGGCGGTGCGATACCACCGCACACCGTATTGGCGGCATCCGGCTTTCCAGAATAATTTCTGCAAAAATACTTTTGGAGAGCCTCTGATGGTTCTACTCTCCCGTCATGGTCAGCGACGAGCAGAGACGCGTACTCGATCCCGAGCGGGACGCAGCAGCCCTGAAGGCCCTCACGCACCCGCTACGTATCCGGCTGCTCGGGTTGCTGCGGCAGGACGGCCCAGCAACCGCGAGTGAACTCGCGGTCAGGACCGGGGAGTCATCCGCTTCCACCAGCTATCACCTGCGGGTTCTGGCGAAGTACGCGTTCGTCGCCGAGGCCGAACACCGTGACGGGCGGGAGCGCCGCTGGCAGGCGGTGCACGCCGTGACTTCCTGGAGCAGCAAGGCGATGGAGGACTCGCCGGGCAGCCGCGCCTACGTCAGCTTGTCGCGCAGGGCCCAGATCGAGCACCTGGAGGCTTCTCTCGTCCGGCACGAGGCCGACATCGCCGATGGGCGGCTGGGACAGGAGTGGGTGGAACCGTCCGGGATCAGCGACCTGATGCCCCGTCTGACCCCCGAGTCGCTCACCGAACTCTGGGACGTGCTCGATCGGAAGCTGGAGGAACTGACCACCCGCGATGCAGAAGATCCGCGCGCTGCGCAGGTCATACTCCTCACCGCCGGATTGCCCTTGGCGCCGCGCGGCCCCGGCACTGAGGCCGACACCTCTGCCCCTGCGGGGACAGATGCCGAGGACGCGTCATGACCGGCCCGCTGGACATACGCACCGCACGCCGCCGCTACATCACGGTCTGCGTTCTGTTCTGTCTGCCGCTGGGGCTGAGCATCGCTCCCCAGATCCTGCTGTTCACCGAGCGCGGCATGACCATGGCGGCCATCGCGGGCTTTTTCGCCGCGCACTCCCTCACCGCCGCCGCGCTGGAACTGCCCACCGGAGGACTGTCCGACGTCCTCGGACGCCGCGCTGTTCTGGCCTCCGCCGGCCTGCTGAACCTGGCCGCGTTGATCCTCGTGGGTCTGGGCACCGCCCCCTGGCTGCTCGGCCTCGGCATGGCTCTGGTGGGCGCGGGCCGTGCCCTGTCCAGCGGACCGGCCGAAGCCTGGTACGTCGACACCGTCCAGGCGCACTCCGGCCCCGACGCCGAACTGCACACCGGGCTGGCCCGCGGCGGCACCGCGACATCCGCCGCCCTCGCCACCGGCACCCTGCTCGGCGGTGCCCTTCCCTGGCTGCTCGGACTCGGCCCCGACCTCGGCGCCCGACTGAGCGAGGCAACGTCCGAGCTGGTGCTGCCCCTTTCCGTTCCGATGCTGCTCGGCGCAGCAGTAGAAATAGCCTTCGTGCTGTATGTCCTGACCGCTCTGCGGGAGCCGCCCCGACCGGCGGCCACCTTGCGCGTGGTACTCCGAGGGATCCCGGCCACCGTCGTGGGCGGACTGCGGCTGGGGGGCCACGATGCGCTGATCCGCCGGGTGCTCCTCAGCGCAGGGGCCGCCGGCAGCGCCCTGGTCGCGATCGAACTGCTCACGCCGGGTCGTGCCGCGGCCCTCACGGGCGCGTCGGAGTCGGGGGCGGTGCTCTTTGCCGCACTCGCCTGCGCAGGATTCATCTGCTCGGGTATCGGCAGCCACCTCTCACCGCTGACCGCGCGGCTTGCGGGCAGTGGCGAGCGTGCGGTCATGGTCAGCCTCGGCGCGAGCGCGAGCGGCATGCTTCTGCTCGGCGTCACCGCGGCGTTCACAGGAGTGGGCTCCATGGTCCTCGCGGCCATCGGCTACGGCCTGGTCTACCTCGGGCTCGGCGCATCCGGGCCGAGTGAGAACGACCTCTTGCACCACCGTGTCACACGTTCGGGCCGGGCCACCGCGCTGTCCGTCCAGTCTCTCGCTCTGCAACTGGTGGGAGCGCTCACGGGCTTGGTTATCGGTGTCCTTCCGTCAGGTCCGCTGCCGTGGCTGCTGGGAGGCACCGCACTGCTTGCAGGAGCTCTCCTGTGGATGCACCGCAGCGGGCCCACACCCCCGACTCCGGCGGCAACGCCTCAGCCACACCCGCACACTGTGTCGTCCTCCCCGAGCGCCGTCGGCTCCGACCCTCATCACCAACATGCCGATCAGTAGCGCCGGGACCAACAATCCGAAGACCGCGCAAGCGCATGGGTGACCGAAGGGTGCCGCGCCTGTTCGCGAACACACGGCCCGTTCGCGCGGCAGTGTCGCCGCCACCGCTCGCCGCCGGCCGGTTCGTGCGGAGCCGCGCCGTTCAC
This region includes:
- a CDS encoding helix-turn-helix domain-containing protein; this encodes MVSDEQRRVLDPERDAAALKALTHPLRIRLLGLLRQDGPATASELAVRTGESSASTSYHLRVLAKYAFVAEAEHRDGRERRWQAVHAVTSWSSKAMEDSPGSRAYVSLSRRAQIEHLEASLVRHEADIADGRLGQEWVEPSGISDLMPRLTPESLTELWDVLDRKLEELTTRDAEDPRAAQVILLTAGLPLAPRGPGTEADTSAPAGTDAEDAS
- a CDS encoding exo-alpha-sialidase: MKRTAPATVAAAVALALATGTALAAPAHSDTGTLSQQDLATAGTGSPYYRIPALTTTESGTVLAAYDARPTLGDLPSNIGIMLRRSTDDGRTWQSQQIVRKDPSPHGYGDPSLLVDRQSRRIFLFYAAGQNQGYFGSATGTDENDPNVLQADYSYSDDDGRTWKHRRITHEIKDPAWGGMFAASGQGIQIKRGPYAGRLVQQYSVRYKNGNWAASAYSDDHGETWHMGELVGPGTDENKSVELADGRLMLNVRSSPHRLVAYSSDGGATWSGLHADPNLIDPGDNGSVIRWNPNAAPRSPEAHKLLFSNNESTTDRANTTVKMSCDDGRTWPIRRTVEAGPSAYSTLTRLRDGSVGLLYERGTSHPYEKITFARFGDDWLNGVCAPLTVTPPESLPAGRTSGFTVMVTNQERNRLTGGELRLDLPDGWSAPAVKVPTVPSGGQISVTVPVTVPDTAIADAYPYTARLTTDKGRSYAADTATIKPGLSGQVPVDRKSITIASVDSEETAAENGRAANAIDGNPATKWHTAYSPSVAPMPHQLTLDLGTTQPVSGLRYLPRQDSGANGDVARFTVEISDDNESFRQVFAGTCSGSKNEKEVTFAAQQARYVRFTALSAVNGQQFAAAAEVTVLRAP
- a CDS encoding beta galactosidase jelly roll domain-containing protein, translated to MPPIRCAVVSHRRRPRSARGADTEVGLRIEDASARAATYRAQIFVNGWNTGPYVNNVGP
- a CDS encoding MFS transporter — encoded protein: MTGPLDIRTARRRYITVCVLFCLPLGLSIAPQILLFTERGMTMAAIAGFFAAHSLTAAALELPTGGLSDVLGRRAVLASAGLLNLAALILVGLGTAPWLLGLGMALVGAGRALSSGPAEAWYVDTVQAHSGPDAELHTGLARGGTATSAALATGTLLGGALPWLLGLGPDLGARLSEATSELVLPLSVPMLLGAAVEIAFVLYVLTALREPPRPAATLRVVLRGIPATVVGGLRLGGHDALIRRVLLSAGAAGSALVAIELLTPGRAAALTGASESGAVLFAALACAGFICSGIGSHLSPLTARLAGSGERAVMVSLGASASGMLLLGVTAAFTGVGSMVLAAIGYGLVYLGLGASGPSENDLLHHRVTRSGRATALSVQSLALQLVGALTGLVIGVLPSGPLPWLLGGTALLAGALLWMHRSGPTPPTPAATPQPHPHTVSSSPSAVGSDPHHQHADQ